One Desulfobulbus propionicus DSM 2032 DNA segment encodes these proteins:
- a CDS encoding AAA family ATPase, producing the protein MYLEHFHLTHPPFVEEPDSEIFFPGAKREEICQSMILDILAGKQLIKLIGPEGSGKTLICRLIAERLSSGYQVVVLDNPIGSFDELLRLVCLDLGMDPRGAHEQTHFFEALQQLLAERRASGMKTVLVIDEAEKLFLAALERLIRHVGDGPDGLDLVLVLAGRPGLDANLDQLAVFHAKVDVHAGYFLDNLTESETRQYLRYRVNAAGMRREQFAEVFTEGAVTKIFSAAKGNLRITNILADETLQASCAEKSFMVLLDHVEPEEEEPFKPDNKVIEIYELLSSNRLVIGALAGVAAMMLVIGVLLSGTGQEESAGGEPVVKTAATARPASAPGVREGGGTEQAVEDVLQPPPAPQEIRDGDKLYRERLGASASWLAGIYKGGFTIQLMMLVSDQAQSSIATTLTEDDYYQVREQLYVLRKKTSPPTIFVFYGMYDSLEAAREARNSMPVFLRKHHPYPLSISEAVKKIEN; encoded by the coding sequence ATGTATCTCGAACATTTTCACCTGACCCACCCGCCGTTTGTGGAAGAGCCGGATTCGGAAATTTTTTTTCCGGGAGCAAAAAGGGAAGAGATCTGCCAGTCGATGATTCTCGATATCCTGGCCGGCAAGCAGTTGATCAAACTGATTGGCCCGGAGGGTTCGGGGAAAACGCTGATTTGCCGGTTGATCGCCGAGCGTCTGTCTTCCGGATACCAGGTAGTCGTGCTCGACAATCCCATTGGCTCGTTTGATGAACTGTTGCGCCTTGTCTGTCTGGATCTGGGCATGGACCCCAGAGGGGCGCACGAACAGACGCATTTTTTCGAGGCGTTGCAGCAACTGCTGGCCGAGCGCCGAGCGTCCGGCATGAAGACCGTGCTTGTGATCGACGAGGCGGAAAAGCTCTTTCTCGCCGCCCTGGAACGGTTGATCCGGCATGTCGGCGACGGACCGGACGGCCTGGACCTGGTGTTGGTGCTTGCTGGCCGTCCCGGACTCGACGCCAATCTTGACCAGTTGGCCGTCTTCCATGCCAAGGTCGATGTGCATGCCGGCTATTTCCTGGACAATCTGACCGAAAGCGAGACCAGACAGTATCTCCGGTACCGGGTCAATGCCGCGGGCATGCGCCGTGAGCAATTTGCCGAGGTCTTCACCGAGGGGGCGGTCACCAAGATCTTCAGTGCCGCGAAGGGCAATCTCCGGATCACCAACATTTTGGCTGACGAGACCCTGCAAGCCTCGTGCGCGGAGAAATCGTTCATGGTCCTGCTGGATCATGTCGAGCCGGAAGAGGAAGAACCGTTCAAGCCGGACAACAAGGTGATCGAGATCTATGAACTGCTCAGCTCCAATAGGCTTGTGATCGGAGCGCTGGCCGGGGTGGCGGCGATGATGCTGGTCATCGGCGTGCTGCTCAGCGGCACCGGCCAAGAGGAGTCCGCTGGTGGTGAGCCTGTTGTGAAAACAGCCGCGACAGCCCGTCCAGCATCGGCTCCCGGCGTGCGGGAGGGCGGCGGAACTGAGCAGGCGGTGGAGGATGTTCTCCAGCCGCCTCCCGCCCCACAGGAGATCCGGGATGGCGACAAGCTCTACCGCGAGCGGCTGGGCGCCAGCGCCAGTTGGCTGGCCGGCATCTACAAGGGCGGCTTTACCATTCAACTGATGATGCTGGTCTCCGATCAGGCCCAGTCGAGCATCGCAACTACCCTGACCGAGGATGACTATTATCAGGTTCGGGAACAACTCTATGTTTTGCGTAAAAAAACCTCTCCC
- the aat gene encoding leucyl/phenylalanyl-tRNA--protein transferase: MPVFRLTDDLLFPAPEFAEDDGLLAVGGDLHPARLIMAYSLGIFPWFSEGDPILWWSPAPRLVLFPEEFHLPKRLKRTLNAGAFTVTADTAFSQVIAGCATAAGRRENGTWITGAMQQAYCRLHALGFAHSIECWRDGQLAGGLYGVCLDRIFFGESMFTRMTDASKVALAALVEQALHRDIAMIDCQMTTDHLLRFGAREISREAFQARLDQYIDACLPQKKWRLS, translated from the coding sequence ATGCCCGTTTTCCGCCTTACCGACGACCTGCTCTTTCCCGCTCCCGAATTTGCCGAGGATGACGGCCTGCTCGCCGTCGGCGGCGATTTGCACCCAGCACGGCTGATCATGGCCTATAGCCTGGGCATCTTTCCCTGGTTCTCGGAAGGCGATCCGATTCTGTGGTGGTCGCCGGCACCGCGGCTGGTTCTTTTCCCCGAAGAATTCCATCTGCCCAAACGGCTCAAACGAACCCTCAACGCCGGGGCCTTCACCGTGACCGCGGACACCGCCTTTTCCCAGGTAATCGCTGGCTGCGCCACCGCCGCCGGCCGGCGGGAGAACGGCACATGGATCACGGGGGCCATGCAGCAGGCTTATTGCCGTCTGCATGCGCTCGGCTTTGCCCACTCGATCGAATGCTGGCGGGACGGCCAGCTGGCGGGCGGGTTGTACGGTGTCTGCCTGGACCGGATCTTTTTTGGCGAGTCGATGTTCACCCGCATGACCGACGCCTCCAAGGTGGCTTTGGCCGCCCTGGTCGAGCAGGCCCTTCATCGGGACATCGCCATGATCGACTGTCAGATGACCACCGATCACCTGCTTCGCTTCGGGGCGCGAGAGATTTCGCGCGAGGCGTTCCAGGCCCGATTGGACCAATATATCGACGCCTGTCTGCCGCAAAAAAAATGGCGTCTGTCCTGA
- a CDS encoding RelA/SpoT family protein gives MQYVKFDLDAYRQTMEAFIGNGPDSQVFWKALDFAFEAHGNQWRRSGDPYIMHPCSVARILAEELDIRNPEILAAALLHDTVEDVEEVTDEVIRQRFGPNVEAIVEGCTKVTHYTGDRQTFKKLVHRKIFSGAAAKLEVMIVKLADRLHNLRTLSSMPKHKRQKIADETLDIYAPLATILGLFAIKRELYNLALAYKFPRQGSRLQMHINSLRNDPEVLKIVDNVQQAIDREGLDGKVTLRTKGLWGYYDVRNRILIKEIESPQEILILMNNRSGCYQALGVLNEIYPPIPRTIRDFIASPKPSGYQGLHARPNINGRKYLFKIRTEEMARRAQRGMVRDWAGDSRTTSRFFKEIQEMFDILGSDDSVSYRDMIAASGRKEIYTYTPQGDLICLPVNSILLDFAFRVHTAIGHTCIGGLIGKQKVGLDHQLRDGNVIKVIRQEAPVNFDPSLQALCQTPKARSELSKAFRLRREAVTRQIGASVLAQELRRYGLPREVVEKAGMVDILAYFNIESMEDFYLQLGEGRVRLRELIYEIRNGLYVGKPTLFQPTGVFNRVDLTTLDPVVMKSSACCKPGPLDKGVIGLLSERGLSLHRKDCTQLQKINFQREDAVEVRWKLKSTRIEKNQRIIVMQASRNRLLMLLSVAPEEMKVIDIVYLGKGAALIGDWEINFQVTNLYGLKKVDRHFSRSGLRYEFELEL, from the coding sequence ATGCAGTACGTTAAATTCGATCTGGATGCATACCGCCAGACCATGGAGGCATTCATCGGCAATGGGCCGGACTCCCAGGTGTTCTGGAAGGCGCTCGATTTCGCCTTCGAGGCCCATGGCAACCAGTGGCGGCGCTCCGGCGATCCCTACATCATGCATCCCTGCTCGGTGGCGCGGATTCTGGCCGAGGAACTGGACATCCGCAACCCGGAAATCCTGGCCGCCGCCCTGTTGCACGATACGGTTGAGGATGTGGAGGAGGTCACCGACGAGGTGATCCGCCAACGATTCGGCCCCAATGTGGAGGCGATCGTCGAGGGCTGCACCAAGGTGACCCACTACACCGGCGACCGCCAGACCTTCAAGAAGCTGGTCCACCGCAAGATTTTCAGCGGCGCCGCGGCCAAGCTGGAGGTCATGATCGTCAAGTTGGCGGATCGGCTGCATAATCTCCGCACCCTTTCCAGCATGCCCAAACACAAGCGGCAGAAGATCGCCGACGAAACCCTGGACATCTACGCCCCCCTGGCCACCATTCTTGGCCTGTTCGCCATCAAGCGCGAACTCTACAACCTGGCGCTGGCCTACAAATTTCCCCGTCAAGGCAGCCGGCTGCAGATGCACATCAACAGCCTGCGCAACGACCCGGAGGTGCTCAAGATCGTCGACAATGTCCAACAGGCCATCGACCGCGAAGGGCTGGACGGCAAGGTCACCCTGCGCACCAAGGGGCTGTGGGGCTATTACGACGTGCGCAACCGTATCCTGATCAAGGAGATCGAGAGCCCGCAGGAAATTTTGATCCTGATGAACAACCGCAGTGGCTGTTACCAGGCACTGGGGGTACTCAACGAGATCTATCCGCCCATCCCCCGGACCATCCGCGATTTCATCGCCAGCCCCAAACCCTCGGGCTATCAGGGATTGCATGCCCGGCCCAACATCAACGGCCGCAAATACCTGTTCAAGATCCGCACCGAGGAAATGGCCCGCCGCGCCCAGCGCGGCATGGTGCGCGACTGGGCTGGCGACAGCCGAACCACTAGTCGCTTTTTCAAGGAAATCCAGGAGATGTTCGACATCCTCGGTAGCGATGATTCGGTTTCCTACCGGGATATGATCGCCGCCAGCGGCCGCAAGGAAATCTATACCTACACTCCGCAGGGGGATCTGATCTGCCTGCCGGTCAACTCGATCTTGCTCGATTTTGCCTTCCGGGTGCACACGGCCATCGGTCATACCTGCATCGGCGGCTTGATCGGCAAGCAGAAGGTGGGACTCGACCATCAACTGCGTGACGGCAACGTGATCAAGGTTATCCGGCAAGAGGCGCCGGTCAATTTCGACCCATCGTTGCAGGCGCTGTGTCAGACCCCCAAGGCCCGCTCCGAACTGTCCAAGGCCTTTCGCCTGCGGCGGGAGGCGGTCACCCGGCAAATCGGCGCCTCGGTGCTCGCCCAGGAGCTGCGGCGCTACGGCCTGCCCCGGGAGGTGGTTGAGAAAGCGGGCATGGTCGATATTCTGGCCTATTTCAACATCGAGTCCATGGAGGATTTTTATTTGCAGCTGGGCGAGGGAAGGGTGCGGCTGCGGGAGCTGATTTACGAGATCCGCAATGGCCTCTACGTCGGCAAACCGACCCTGTTCCAGCCGACCGGCGTGTTCAACCGGGTTGACCTCACCACCCTCGACCCGGTGGTGATGAAATCCTCGGCCTGCTGCAAACCCGGCCCCCTGGACAAGGGGGTGATTGGCCTGCTGAGCGAGCGCGGCCTTTCCCTGCATCGCAAGGACTGCACCCAGTTGCAGAAAATCAATTTTCAGCGGGAAGACGCGGTGGAAGTCCGCTGGAAGTTGAAAAGCACCCGGATCGAGAAGAACCAGCGCATCATTGTCATGCAGGCGAGCCGCAACCGCCTGCTGATGCTGCTGTCGGTGGCGCCCGAGGAGATGAAGGTGATCGACATTGTCTATCTTGGCAAAGGCGCAGCGCTGATCGGCGATTGGGAAATCAATTTTCAGGTGACGAACCTGTACGGCCTGAAAAAGGTGGATCGCCACTTTTCCCGATCCGGCCTCCGCTATGAGTTCGAACTGGAGCTGTAG
- the rnr gene encoding ribonuclease R, whose product MPHTATGPLHASILTLLAEQKIPLTTNEIALALHLDHGQLSALHKTLVSLVEQRQIDKRGKRYAPAAKGEQVRATLDLTAKGFGFAVPEGQQAKGGKDVFIAPHHLGGASHGDTILVALTGSARGRREGRVIEVVNRAVTRLCGLFTASSGGGFVTPDDERLPYTVTIPRGGDLGARDGMAVVAEILDYGSERQGPSGRIVEILGDARTVGVQIRMAIIQAGLRDTFPPEVEAEAAALHAVHEGDEGRVDLRHLPHVTIDGETARDFDDAICVEGANDGFVLYVSIADVSHYVCPGSAIDREAYLRGTSVYLPDRVLPMLPERLSNDLCSLVPDQDRPAFTAILRFDAQGRRIGEKYCRSLIKSRCRFTYTTVNQLLYLRDQATRTSHADLAPMLELAGKLTALLKKRRIERGSLEFNIPEPEVTLDRERVSAISLAERNQAHLLIEDCMLAANEAVAETLAKARRPVLYRIHERPDPAKLETFTDAAKALGLVLPRSEVDPAWFTQVIRQARNTPAEYIVNNLLLRTMQQARYSPENVGHFGLAAAYYLHFTSPIRRYPDLVAHRVLQAWLVQQDQEGVPLLPDKKQDLTEAGLHLSQCERKAIDIERNVHARCSALFLLDRVGEDFGAIISGVTAFGLYVTLDESYISGMVPVTTMNDDYYLHDSRRYRLIGETSNRMYQLGDRVRVRLDHVDLAARRLSFSLAAQPAVKPRENADN is encoded by the coding sequence ATGCCCCACACAGCAACAGGCCCGTTGCACGCCTCTATCCTAACCCTGCTTGCCGAGCAGAAGATCCCCCTGACCACCAACGAGATTGCCCTGGCCCTCCATCTCGATCACGGCCAGTTGTCGGCCCTGCACAAGACGCTGGTCAGCCTCGTTGAACAACGGCAGATCGACAAACGGGGCAAGCGGTATGCCCCGGCCGCCAAAGGCGAGCAGGTGCGGGCCACCCTGGATCTGACCGCCAAGGGATTCGGATTTGCGGTGCCTGAAGGCCAACAGGCCAAGGGAGGCAAGGATGTGTTCATTGCCCCGCACCATCTGGGCGGAGCCAGCCATGGCGACACCATTCTGGTGGCTCTCACCGGTTCGGCGCGGGGCCGCCGCGAAGGTCGGGTCATCGAGGTCGTCAACCGTGCCGTCACCCGCTTGTGCGGCCTCTTCACCGCCAGCAGCGGCGGCGGATTCGTGACTCCGGACGATGAGCGGCTGCCCTACACGGTGACCATCCCTCGTGGCGGTGATCTCGGCGCCCGCGACGGCATGGCGGTGGTGGCGGAGATTCTCGACTACGGTTCCGAACGGCAAGGACCCAGCGGCCGGATCGTCGAGATCCTGGGCGATGCCCGCACCGTTGGCGTGCAGATCCGCATGGCCATCATCCAAGCCGGTCTGCGCGACACCTTTCCTCCCGAGGTGGAGGCCGAAGCCGCCGCATTGCACGCGGTGCACGAAGGCGACGAGGGCCGGGTCGATCTCCGCCACCTCCCCCATGTGACCATCGACGGCGAAACCGCCCGGGATTTCGACGATGCCATTTGCGTCGAGGGCGCGAACGACGGGTTTGTCCTCTACGTTTCCATCGCCGATGTGAGCCATTATGTGTGCCCCGGCTCGGCGATCGACCGCGAGGCCTACCTGCGGGGAACCAGCGTCTACCTGCCGGACCGGGTTCTGCCCATGCTGCCCGAGCGTCTTTCCAACGACCTGTGCAGCCTGGTTCCCGACCAGGACCGACCGGCCTTCACCGCCATCCTCCGTTTCGATGCCCAGGGGAGACGTATCGGCGAAAAATATTGCCGCAGCCTGATCAAAAGCCGCTGCCGCTTTACCTACACCACGGTCAACCAGCTGCTGTACCTGCGCGACCAAGCGACCCGCACCAGCCATGCCGATCTGGCGCCGATGCTCGAACTGGCCGGCAAATTGACAGCCCTGTTGAAAAAACGGCGGATCGAGCGCGGTAGCCTGGAGTTCAACATCCCCGAACCCGAGGTGACCCTGGACAGAGAACGGGTGTCCGCCATCTCCTTGGCGGAGCGCAACCAGGCCCATCTGCTGATCGAGGACTGCATGCTGGCGGCCAACGAGGCTGTGGCCGAAACCCTGGCCAAAGCCAGGCGGCCCGTCCTCTACCGCATCCACGAGCGACCCGATCCGGCCAAGCTGGAAACCTTCACCGATGCGGCCAAGGCCCTGGGCCTCGTGCTGCCCCGCTCCGAGGTCGATCCGGCCTGGTTTACCCAGGTAATCCGGCAGGCACGCAACACGCCGGCTGAATACATCGTCAACAACCTGCTGCTGCGCACCATGCAGCAGGCCAGGTATTCCCCGGAAAACGTGGGCCATTTCGGTCTGGCCGCCGCCTATTACCTCCATTTCACCTCCCCCATCCGCCGCTACCCCGACCTGGTGGCCCATCGGGTGCTCCAGGCCTGGCTTGTGCAACAGGATCAGGAGGGCGTCCCACTCCTTCCCGACAAGAAGCAGGATCTGACCGAGGCTGGCCTGCATCTCTCCCAGTGCGAGCGCAAGGCCATCGACATCGAGCGCAATGTCCATGCCCGTTGCTCGGCCCTGTTCCTGCTCGACCGGGTCGGCGAGGACTTCGGCGCCATCATCTCCGGGGTGACCGCTTTTGGCCTGTACGTCACCCTCGACGAAAGCTACATCAGCGGCATGGTGCCGGTCACCACCATGAACGACGATTACTATCTCCATGACAGCCGCCGCTATCGGCTGATCGGCGAGACCAGCAACCGCATGTACCAGCTGGGTGATCGGGTCCGAGTGCGGCTTGACCATGTCGATCTCGCCGCTAGGCGGTTGAGCTTTTCCCTGGCCGCGCAACCCGCCGTCAAACCGCGAGAAAACGCGGACAACTAA
- a CDS encoding RNA methyltransferase codes for MSSTPMPDGRLGQTGIILVGPKFPENIGASARIASNFGIAELIVVSEEDFDQERMLKMATHKAAHLIHGMRVCRTTAEAAAPFHFIVGTTARQGRHRPQDQTPREVMAEIVPLLAGNRVGLMFGPEDSGLSNEDLDLCQFASTIPTAGFSSLNLAQAVAIHCYELYTAVHTHPFAAIPTSEFANSFDLEGMYEHIEQALNEITFLHDTNRVYWMRNIRQFLSRLRLKKKEASMIRGICRKLMWHHRQPPQTDMEQDRSNGKAAQ; via the coding sequence ATGTCCAGCACACCAATGCCGGATGGCCGTCTCGGCCAGACCGGCATTATTCTTGTCGGCCCCAAGTTTCCGGAGAATATCGGCGCCTCGGCCCGCATCGCCTCCAATTTCGGCATCGCCGAACTGATCGTTGTCAGCGAGGAAGACTTTGATCAGGAGCGGATGCTGAAGATGGCCACCCACAAGGCCGCTCACCTTATCCATGGAATGCGGGTCTGCCGCACCACGGCCGAGGCGGCGGCGCCCTTTCATTTCATTGTCGGCACCACCGCCCGCCAGGGACGGCACCGCCCCCAGGACCAGACGCCGCGCGAGGTGATGGCGGAGATCGTGCCGCTCTTGGCCGGCAACCGCGTCGGCTTGATGTTTGGGCCGGAAGATTCAGGGTTGAGCAACGAAGACCTCGACCTGTGCCAGTTCGCCTCCACCATCCCCACCGCCGGCTTTTCCTCGCTCAATCTGGCCCAGGCGGTGGCCATTCACTGCTACGAACTCTATACCGCCGTCCACACCCACCCCTTTGCCGCCATTCCCACATCGGAGTTCGCCAACTCCTTTGATCTCGAAGGGATGTACGAACATATCGAGCAGGCCCTCAACGAGATCACCTTCCTCCATGACACCAACCGTGTCTACTGGATGCGCAATATCCGCCAATTCTTGAGCCGACTCCGGTTGAAAAAGAAGGAGGCGAGCATGATCCGCGGCATCTGCCGCAAACTGATGTGGCACCACAGGCAGCCGCCCCAAACGGATATGGAACAGGACCGATCCAACGGGAAAGCCGCTCAATAA
- a CDS encoding endonuclease III domain-containing protein: MTTAERLQLIYERMMAHWGPQHWWPAETPFEVMVGAVLTQNTAWKNVEKAIANLKGVGLMSLEGLSALPTGLLAEYIRPAGYYNIKAGRLHNLLSTINQQHGGNLQAFLEQPLPQLREQLLAIKGIGRETADSILLYAAGLPIFVVDAYTHRILVRHQLIDEECGYEAIQELFMDNLACDPRLYNEYHALLVRVGNVYCKKKHPDCASCPLQGI; the protein is encoded by the coding sequence GTGACCACCGCCGAACGATTGCAGCTCATCTACGAGCGGATGATGGCCCATTGGGGACCCCAACACTGGTGGCCGGCCGAGACGCCCTTCGAGGTCATGGTGGGGGCTGTTCTCACCCAGAACACGGCCTGGAAAAACGTCGAAAAGGCCATCGCCAACCTCAAGGGGGTGGGGCTGATGTCCCTGGAAGGACTATCCGCCCTGCCCACCGGCCTGCTCGCCGAATACATCCGTCCGGCCGGCTACTACAACATCAAGGCCGGCCGGCTGCACAATCTCCTCTCCACTATCAACCAGCAGCATGGCGGCAACCTCCAGGCCTTCCTGGAACAACCGCTGCCTCAGTTGCGCGAGCAGCTGCTGGCCATCAAGGGCATCGGTCGGGAAACCGCCGATTCCATCCTCCTTTACGCCGCAGGGTTACCGATCTTCGTGGTCGACGCCTACACCCACCGCATCCTGGTCCGCCATCAACTGATCGACGAGGAGTGCGGCTACGAGGCCATCCAGGAACTGTTCATGGACAACCTGGCCTGTGACCCCCGGCTGTACAACGAGTATCACGCCCTGTTGGTGCGGGTGGGCAACGTCTACTGCAAAAAGAAGCATCCCGACTGCGCATCCTGCCCGTTGCAGGGGATTTGA
- a CDS encoding 6-phosphofructokinase, whose protein sequence is MREKLLISTGGGDAPGLNAVIFAVVNSATRKGWEVYGSRYGYGGLLDRDDLVRLTPEDVEGILSQGGTILGSTNKGNPFCKPVENLAGETQIVDISDKILNAFNRMGFFCHIAVGGDGSLEIAHRFALKGMPVIGVPKTIDNDLEATDRTFGFDTAVSTATDAIDKLHSTAKSHDRVMVVEVMGRDSGWIALYSGISGGADVILIPEIPFKLDAVCAKIADNELHGKHYSIVVVAEGARAEDGEVISKGQGEVGRSEVVLGGIGEWVANQIRQRLGKDTRSLVLGHLQRGGSPTTFDRLLALRFGAAAVRMAEAGIFDHMVAWVPPTMTSVPIAEAIRRRKKVDLESDKVRTARDIGICLGD, encoded by the coding sequence ATGCGTGAAAAGCTACTCATATCCACCGGCGGCGGCGATGCCCCGGGACTGAATGCCGTTATTTTTGCCGTGGTCAATTCCGCCACCAGAAAGGGGTGGGAGGTCTACGGCAGCCGATACGGGTACGGTGGCCTGCTGGATCGAGACGACCTGGTCCGCCTGACCCCAGAGGACGTCGAGGGCATTCTTTCCCAGGGTGGGACCATTCTTGGTTCCACCAACAAGGGCAATCCCTTTTGCAAGCCGGTGGAAAATTTGGCTGGAGAGACGCAGATCGTCGATATTTCTGATAAAATTCTCAATGCGTTCAATCGGATGGGCTTTTTTTGCCATATTGCCGTGGGCGGCGACGGCAGTTTGGAGATTGCTCACCGTTTTGCCCTCAAAGGCATGCCGGTGATCGGCGTGCCCAAGACCATCGACAATGACCTGGAGGCCACGGACCGGACCTTTGGCTTTGACACCGCCGTGTCCACCGCCACCGACGCCATCGACAAACTGCATTCCACGGCCAAGTCCCACGACCGGGTGATGGTGGTCGAGGTCATGGGCCGCGATTCTGGCTGGATTGCCTTGTACTCCGGGATCTCCGGCGGCGCCGATGTGATCCTCATTCCGGAGATTCCTTTCAAGCTCGATGCGGTCTGCGCCAAGATTGCCGACAACGAGTTGCACGGCAAGCACTATTCGATCGTGGTGGTGGCCGAGGGCGCGCGGGCCGAGGATGGCGAGGTGATCAGTAAAGGGCAGGGCGAAGTCGGGCGATCCGAGGTGGTGCTCGGCGGTATCGGCGAATGGGTGGCCAACCAGATCCGCCAGCGTCTGGGCAAGGATACCCGGTCCCTGGTGTTGGGGCATCTGCAACGCGGCGGTTCGCCCACCACCTTTGACCGGCTGCTGGCCCTGCGCTTCGGTGCGGCGGCGGTGCGCATGGCCGAGGCCGGCATCTTCGACCACATGGTGGCCTGGGTACCGCCGACCATGACCTCCGTACCCATCGCCGAGGCGATTCGGCGGCGAAAAAAGGTGGACCTGGAAAGCGACAAGGTACGGACCGCCCGCGACATCGGCATCTGTCTGGGTGACTGA
- a CDS encoding IscA/HesB family protein → MFEATAIAVNNLKAYLEQNKISSAIRIALMQGGUSGPSLGLALDEPKDSDKVYEEGGLKFLVDTDLQEKCGAVKVDFIEAGYRSGFSITSANPLSSGGSCGSCSGSCG, encoded by the coding sequence ATGTTCGAAGCAACAGCAATAGCTGTCAACAATCTGAAAGCCTACCTGGAGCAGAACAAGATCAGTTCTGCGATTCGCATCGCATTGATGCAGGGTGGCTGAAGTGGCCCATCTCTGGGCTTGGCTCTGGATGAGCCAAAAGATAGCGATAAAGTGTACGAGGAAGGCGGCCTGAAGTTTCTTGTCGATACCGATTTGCAGGAAAAGTGCGGTGCCGTGAAGGTTGATTTCATTGAGGCCGGTTATCGATCCGGATTTTCCATCACCTCTGCCAATCCGCTGAGCAGCGGCGGCAGTTGCGGATCGTGCAGCGGATCGTGCGGTTGA